Sequence from the bacterium genome:
TATTTCTTGGATTTTTAAAGCAGAATATTATTTTATCTAAGCAGAAAAATATTTTATTTTAATCTGATTTTAATCTTGAATTTGTATTTTTCTGTAACAACTTACGGATACTTAAAAAAAGGAATTTTATAATGCGATTCATTCCCGCTATCACTCGGAGCAGTATAATAGCCCTTCTTCTGATTTTCAGTACTGCCATATCTTTACTGGCAGGCCAGAAATCTGCCCTTCGTGTCAGTACCCTTCCCAAATCCTTTGAATTAGACGGCAGGCTCAGTGAAAAAGCCTGGTATCAGGCAGATTCCATATCCGCACTTACAATGACAGAGCCTTTTGAAGGTAAACAACCTTCCAATAGTACAATTATAAAGGTTCTTGCCAACTCTAAATTTTTAGTTTTCGGGTTCCGTTGCCTTGATAATAACCCTGATAAAATCGTGGCTTTTTCAAAAGCAAAAGATTCCAGACTCCGAAGCGAGGATCATATCCGCCTGGTTCTTGATACATTTATGAACGGGAGGTCCGGTTATATTTTTGCAGTAAATCCAAACGGCGCCAGATATGATGCACTGATCTCAAACAGTAAGGATGGTGAAAACAGCAACTGGGATGCAGCCTGGGAAGCAAAAACGTTTATAGGGAAGCACGGCTGGTCTGCGGAAATTAAAATTCCTGTAAAAAGCCTTAATTTTAAAAAGGGGCTGACATCCTGGGGCTTTAACGTGGAGCGCCGTATTCAACGGCTTCAGGAAACTGATAGATGGGCAGGCGCAAGCCAGGACTACAGTATTACTCAAATCAGTCAGGCAGGAGTGCTTAAAGGACTGCCCGTCTTCGATATTGGCCTGGGATTGAGTATTATGCCCTCTTTTGTCACCGGCGCAGGAGTTCCTGAACCCGGTGCAGACGTAGAATTCACCAAAGATTTAAGCCTTGATGTTTCGCAAAAAATCGGGCCCAATCTGCAGGCCTCTCTCACAATTAATACTGATTTTGCGGAAACCGAAGTTGACGCACGCAGAACCAATATTACACGTTTCCCCCTGTTCTTTCCTGAAAAAAGAACTTTTTTCCTCGAAGGCTCAGATATTTTTGAATTTGGGTTGGGGCTTCGCAGAGACATCGTTCCATTTTTCAGCCGAAAAATAGGGCTTCTCGAAGGACAGCAGATTCCCATTAATGCAGGAGGCAAAATACAGGGCAGGGTCGGAAATACAAATATAGGCGCTCTTATTGTAACTACAGGAAAATTGGCAGATGTAGCGCCATCTTCAACAATGGGAGTAGTTAGAGTAAAACAGAATATTTTTGCAGAATCGTCAGTGGGAATTATCGCCACAGCAGGATATCCCAGCGGATTGGATCAGAGCTGGCTCGCAGGCTTTGACTTTACGTATAAAACCTCAAAATTCAGAGGAAAGAAAAATTTCCTTGTGGGCCTTTGGGGATTGTGGAACCACAGGCAGGATATGGAAGCTGTACAGAGTTCTTACGGCTTTAAAGTGGATTATCCGAATAACCTCTGGAATATCTCCCTTACATACAAAAAAATAGGCGACAATTTTCAGCCGTCACTGGGATTTGTTCCGCGCACCGGAGTCAATATCTGGCAGGGTTCCTTAGTATACAGCCCCCGCCCCTCCTGGCCACTGGTACGCCAGATGTTTAATGAATGTTTCCCAATGCTGGTAACCAATACTGACAATGAATGGGAAAGCTATCGGCTTTTTAT
This genomic interval carries:
- a CDS encoding carbohydrate binding family 9 domain-containing protein gives rise to the protein MRFIPAITRSSIIALLLIFSTAISLLAGQKSALRVSTLPKSFELDGRLSEKAWYQADSISALTMTEPFEGKQPSNSTIIKVLANSKFLVFGFRCLDNNPDKIVAFSKAKDSRLRSEDHIRLVLDTFMNGRSGYIFAVNPNGARYDALISNSKDGENSNWDAAWEAKTFIGKHGWSAEIKIPVKSLNFKKGLTSWGFNVERRIQRLQETDRWAGASQDYSITQISQAGVLKGLPVFDIGLGLSIMPSFVTGAGVPEPGADVEFTKDLSLDVSQKIGPNLQASLTINTDFAETEVDARRTNITRFPLFFPEKRTFFLEGSDIFEFGLGLRRDIVPFFSRKIGLLEGQQIPINAGGKIQGRVGNTNIGALIVTTGKLADVAPSSTMGVVRVKQNIFAESSVGIIATAGYPSGLDQSWLAGFDFTYKTSKFRGKKNFLVGLWGLWNHRQDMEAVQSSYGFKVDYPNNLWNISLTYKKIGDNFQPSLGFVPRTGVNIWQGSLVYSPRPSWPLVRQMFNECFPMLVTNTDNEWESYRLFMAPVNWRLESGDRFEFNIIPQGEKLDEPFEISDDVTISPGHYHWTRFRLEGGLAAKRKISGQVTWWFGKFYTGTLDQIELRMSINPSPVVNAGISGEFNYGRLKEGNFTQQLVACRLSINFSPDLQLSGFLQYDNESQTVGLNSKLRWIFSPLGDLFIVYNHNLAKSITDRWYRDSNQLLLKLRYGVRI